TAGTTCTGGTAGTTCTGAGGACAGAGATAGAGAATCTCTAGACAAGAACAATAAGTGAAGGGTGAGGGTTGGAAAAGGACAGACCAGACCAGCAAAGCAGCTTTAAAATGGAAACGTTCTTTAACGTTTCCTGGAGGTGTTGCCAAAGGACTCCTCGTGACTTCAAACGCAGTAAACCTGGACACTATCTTGAGTCCgtttcttgtttttcaaattcctttGTTGCATGGGCATATTTTTAACATTCCCTGTGTCCTATGATCTCTTCATTCCCCTGCGAGGGATGTAAGTCTCATTGGTGAGTTATTCcacttttcaaaatctgttttctcatttggtACTGACTCTGACCCCAGGAGGTGATAAAACAGAAGTCAGAAGAGCAGGTCTGAGTCTTGTTCTGCACTGACTCTGTGACCTGgggattttaaaacttctgagCTCGTTCACcgatatttaaaacagaaataatgaggCTTCGAGGAGAGGTTTGTAACAAGTTCCAGGTATTGTTATTCCTTCCCCGacttacaggtaagaaaactaaATCTCAGGACCAGCAAAGCTCTCTCCTCTGATACCCCACCACTTCCCTATTGAGCAGGTTCTAACTAAGAATCCATCGAAGGCTTCAAGGCTTCTATAAAATCACTGTGGGAGGgtggggtatatagctcagtggcagagcgcgtgtttaacatgcacgaggtcctgtgttgaattcccagtacctcccttaaaaagtaaataaatggaaattagttttttttaatagaataaaatccCTGTAATTGCATGCATTTTGTATGTATCCTCCCAACTTAATTTTTCTGACAACAGAGGCTGTAGCTAGCGTTCATCATATCCGATGACTCCAAAATGGTTAAGTGGGACAATCATAGACAGAGAGCATCCGTTTCAATATTctaggaaaaagtgaaaaatcagacCCTGAGAAAAGAGAGCTTGTCTTCTCAAAGTCAAAGGATTAAATCCTGAATATTACCACAACGAAGGCAAGCACACttgaaagacacagaaacaaaaatcccAATTCAGTCGCACTGGGCACGCGCAGACCCAGCCCACCACAAAGTTCAGACTCACCTTCTTTGGGCAAGATGGCTGCTACTGGCGACTGGTCGACCAGGACATAGTAGTCTCTGTCCAGATACTGGTCAAGCTCTATGATCCGCTCCTCAGAACACTGCGTCATTCCATGATCACTTGTGATGATTAGGTTCAAAACGTCCCACAACTTTGCCTTTTTCAGCATTTGTATGAGATACCCTAACTTGCGGTCGACATCTGAAATGACAGGTCCCATGAGCGGACTGTCTGGTCCCAAATCGTGGGCGGTGTCATCAGGTTCTTCCCAATAGAGAAGACCAAGACTGATGGGCTCTTTCGATGTAAACCATTCGATAATTTTGGCAACTCTCTCTTCAAATGAAACGGACTCGTTGTAAGGCATGTAGTGAGTGGGAAAGCTGTTGTGTATTTTTACATCTGTTCCGGGCCACATGGCCGCACCACTAGTATGTCCTGCCCTCTGATTTGTGATCCATATTGGTGTCGCTTCTTCCCAAAACTCAGAATCATAAATATCCATGTGACCCAAGGAGAAAGATTTGTTCAGAATAGGATCAAACATGTCATTGGCAACAATACCATGATTCTCGGCAAAGAGGCCAGTTACCAAAGTATAATGGTTAGGGTAGGTCTTTGTTAGAAAAATATTAGTAACTTGCTTCACATGAACACCGTATTTCATCACATGGTGAAAATGGGGTGTTGGAACTCTATATAAGTAATCCCATCGGAATCCATCAAATGAAACTAGTAGAACCTTTTGCTGGTCTGGTTGGAGAGAAAATGTAATTGAAAGTGTGACTGCAGCAAGTACGAAGGACACCCAGAGACGTTTTGAAGTCATTTTCAAAGTTCTTGATCGGTTCAGTGTAAGAGAATCTG
The Camelus ferus isolate YT-003-E chromosome 20, BCGSAC_Cfer_1.0, whole genome shotgun sequence genome window above contains:
- the ENPP5 gene encoding ectonucleotide pyrophosphatase/phosphodiesterase family member 5 translates to MTSKRLWVSFVLAAVTLSITFSLQPDQQKVLLVSFDGFRWDYLYRVPTPHFHHVMKYGVHVKQVTNIFLTKTYPNHYTLVTGLFAENHGIVANDMFDPILNKSFSLGHMDIYDSEFWEEATPIWITNQRAGHTSGAAMWPGTDVKIHNSFPTHYMPYNESVSFEERVAKIIEWFTSKEPISLGLLYWEEPDDTAHDLGPDSPLMGPVISDVDRKLGYLIQMLKKAKLWDVLNLIITSDHGMTQCSEERIIELDQYLDRDYYVLVDQSPVAAILPKEGKFDEVYEALAHAHPNLTVYKREEIPERWHYRDNSRIQPIIAVADEGWYILRNKSDDFMLGNHGYDNELAEMHPIFLAHGPAFRENFTKEAVNSTDLYPLLCHLLNVTAMPHNGSLRNVQDLLSAAAPRAGPYGPYTQSPPLLQGRVPPGENEQEASYAYFLGVSLGSIIVIVFFIIFIKHLIHSQIPVLPDFQAEISQPLLQA